From Solanum lycopersicum chromosome 8, SLM_r2.1, the proteins below share one genomic window:
- the LOC101256997 gene encoding uncharacterized protein, whose translation MKSKNRSQWPRRSNFVQNLYILLLFLFLKLFVLVQCSNNNSLTKSLDVILHEHAFNTLIHQHTGSLYNATVPSSLAGMKLTLVRLRSRTLWEKGANFSGFSIPPRTIPVPYVKRIHIVYNDMGNLSAQYFNISGYNLLTSVIGFIVYDAPSHISTITSLRKLDLRPMRQPISIEFKNLTEMIKGRSTTKYCAMFDENGKVSLSEMRFPNLCYTRNHGHFTIVLPSETRKKKRIWGFLVIGFVIGLLGVGLVAVVGRMVLGVYKSKRTCEMEREAEEGEILESVMVGRSKMPVAMVARTHPVLEGPCFP comes from the coding sequence ATGAAATCCAAGAATAGATCACAATGGCCAAGAAGATCAAATTTTGTGCAGAACTTGTACATACTTCTGTTATTCCTCTTCTTGAAACTCTTTGTTCTTGTTCAATGTTCTAATAATAACAGCCTTACGAAATCATTAGATGTTATTCTTCATGAACATGCTTTCAATACTTTGATCCATCAACATACTGGATCTTTATATAATGCTACTGTTCCTTCAAGTCTAGCAGGAATGAAACTCACATTAGTGAGGTTAAGAAGCAGGACATTGTGGGAAAAAGGTGCAAACTTCAGTGGATTTTCAATTCCTCCAAGAACAATTCCAGTGCCTTATGTCAAAAGAATCCATATCGTGTACAACGATATGGGAAACTTGTCTGCTCAATACTTCAACATATCAGGTTACAATCTCTTGACTTCTGTTATTGGTTTCATTGTTTATGATGCACCATCACATATTAGCACCATCACAAGTCTTAGAAAGCTTGATCTTAGACCAATGAGACAACCTATATCGATCGAGTTCAAGAATTTAACAGAGATGATCAAGGGAAGAAGCACAACAAAGTACTGTGCAATGtttgatgaaaatggaaaaGTTTCACTTAGTGAAATGAGGTTTCCCAACTTGTGTTACACAAGAAATCATGGTCATTTCACTATAGTGTTACCTTCAGAgacaaggaagaagaagagaatatGGGGTTTTTTGGTTATCGGTTTCGTTATCGGGCTGTTAGGTGTGGGATTGGTGGCTGTTGTAGGAAGGATGGTGTTGGGAGTTTATAAATCCAAGAGAACGTGTGAAATGGAAAGGGAAGCAGAAGAAGGTGAGATTTTGGAAAGTGTTATGGTTGGTAGAAGCAAAATGCCTGTTGCTATGGTTGCAAGAACTCACCCAGTACTTGAAGGACCATGTTTTCCATAG